From Marinitoga sp. 38H-ov, a single genomic window includes:
- the pcp gene encoding pyroglutamyl-peptidase I produces the protein MKVLVTGFVPFGGEKINPSFEAVKKLPLKILGAEIIKLEIPTVFYKSIEKLISKISEIKPDIVICTGQAGGRSHISIERVAINIDDARIEDNEGNKPVDKPIFFDGENAYFSNLPIKKIVEGIREIGIPAEISNSAGTFVCNHLLYGLMYYINRDYNRILGGFIHVPYLPEQVLDKRNKPSMSLDNITKALEKTIEICVEELL, from the coding sequence TCCATTTGGTGGGGAAAAAATAAATCCATCATTTGAGGCAGTAAAAAAATTACCTTTAAAAATTTTAGGTGCAGAGATTATAAAACTTGAAATACCTACAGTATTTTATAAGTCTATTGAAAAATTAATAAGTAAGATATCAGAGATTAAACCAGATATAGTTATTTGTACAGGTCAAGCAGGAGGAAGATCTCATATTAGTATTGAAAGAGTTGCGATAAACATTGATGATGCTAGGATAGAAGATAATGAAGGTAACAAACCAGTTGATAAGCCTATTTTTTTCGATGGTGAAAATGCATATTTTTCTAATCTACCAATAAAAAAGATAGTTGAGGGCATTAGAGAAATAGGAATACCGGCAGAAATATCTAATTCTGCAGGAACATTTGTATGTAATCATTTATTATATGGGTTAATGTATTATATAAATAGAGATTATAATAGAATTTTAGGCGGTTTTATTCATGTGCCATATTTACCAGAGCAAGTATTAGATAAAAGAAATAAGCCAAGTATGTCATTAGATAACATAACAAAAGCTTTAGAAAAAACGATTGAAATTTGTGTGGAAGAATTATTATGA
- a CDS encoding sugar transferase, whose amino-acid sequence MIKYLVIGKKEDFENITNEIEKKTKGQITFGDFLNPNPNIFLERIKYHDRVLIADPDLEKHIKEELNNIKKQGIIIDILPDIVEKYLQRIPILVFKKFEFYYSEFFLNKEENRIFDIFLALFFLILSSPLMILISILNYFIIGKPILFKQIRVGKNGKRFFMYKFRTIHNENIHSFSKFLRKTRLDELPQFFNVIKGNMNFIGPRPEMLSFHNMCKDNIDYYNYRLYINPGITGWAQVKYKYTTSLDDYIVKTEYDLYYVKNKNFLLDLKILLLTILTIFKDNGSF is encoded by the coding sequence ATGATAAAATATTTAGTTATAGGTAAAAAAGAGGATTTTGAAAACATTACTAATGAAATAGAAAAAAAAACAAAAGGACAAATAACTTTTGGAGATTTTTTAAATCCTAATCCAAATATTTTTTTAGAAAGAATAAAATATCACGATAGAGTTTTAATTGCTGATCCAGATTTAGAAAAGCACATAAAAGAAGAATTAAATAATATAAAAAAACAAGGTATTATTATAGATATATTACCTGATATAGTGGAAAAATATCTTCAGAGAATACCGATTCTAGTTTTTAAAAAATTTGAATTTTATTACTCAGAATTCTTTTTAAATAAAGAAGAAAATAGAATTTTTGATATTTTTTTAGCCTTATTCTTTTTAATTCTTTCATCTCCATTAATGATTTTAATTTCTATTTTAAACTATTTTATTATTGGAAAACCTATACTATTTAAACAAATCAGGGTTGGAAAAAACGGAAAAAGATTTTTTATGTATAAATTTAGAACTATTCACAATGAGAATATTCATTCATTTAGTAAATTCCTAAGAAAAACCAGACTAGATGAACTACCTCAATTTTTCAATGTTATAAAAGGTAATATGAATTTTATCGGACCTAGACCGGAAATGTTATCTTTTCATAACATGTGTAAAGATAATATAGATTATTATAATTATAGATTATATATCAACCCTGGAATAACTGGTTGGGCTCAGGTTAAGTATAAATATACTACTTCTTTAGATGATTATATTGTAAAAACAGAATATGATTTATATTATGTAAAAAATAAAAATTTTTTACTAGATTTAAAAATATTATTATTGACAATTTTAACTATTTTTAAAGATAATGGTTCTTTTTGA
- a CDS encoding DUF402 domain-containing protein: MKNYNFDLINKKEQLNSPSREVITDINKILYFKNSIGIERDWIILEKHNSIKKIKRLLLPNSYIMLTSFLTNLNSELKDYLIYIDFGKYTNSNEIIKFTDLELDIIIKKNDSFEIDDIDEFIEKHEEKYINKTDFYSVLKEETYLINQFQKIGIINALEILFDKTSVKWLLNLG, translated from the coding sequence ATGAAAAATTACAATTTTGATTTAATAAATAAAAAAGAACAATTAAATTCACCCTCTCGTGAAGTTATTACTGATATTAATAAAATACTTTATTTCAAAAATTCTATAGGAATTGAAAGAGATTGGATTATTTTGGAAAAACATAATTCAATAAAAAAAATAAAAAGATTACTATTACCTAATAGTTATATAATGCTAACTTCATTTCTTACTAATTTAAATTCCGAATTAAAAGATTATCTAATCTATATTGACTTCGGAAAATATACTAATTCTAATGAAATTATTAAGTTTACTGATTTAGAATTAGATATAATTATTAAAAAAAACGATTCTTTTGAGATTGATGATATTGATGAATTTATAGAAAAACATGAAGAAAAATATATTAATAAAACAGATTTTTACTCAGTCTTAAAAGAAGAAACTTATTTAATTAATCAATTTCAAAAAATTGGAATTATTAATGCTTTAGAAATATTATTTGATAAAACTTCAGTAAAATGGTTATTGAATTTAGGATAA
- a CDS encoding TetR/AcrR family transcriptional regulator codes for MARRPNPTLRAKRKDNLMESIITIITEESIAEATTRHISEMSNLTIASLHYYFGSKDGALVATAENILEDWINEILEKRTMTAEQKIRQLFTPPKYMITFSQILTYPFRQKDVSNRARLLDKKFSESIKEFLKLHEIGTEDLDRHTELVKTFLIGLSFKIVTNRDILNDELDNLKRFFTEKEELPDIRGF; via the coding sequence ATGGCAAGGCGCCCAAATCCTACATTAAGAGCAAAAAGAAAAGATAATTTAATGGAATCTATTATTACTATAATAACAGAAGAATCTATAGCAGAAGCTACAACTAGACATATATCTGAAATGTCAAATTTAACAATCGCTTCTTTGCATTATTATTTTGGTTCAAAAGATGGTGCTCTAGTAGCTACTGCAGAAAATATTTTAGAAGATTGGATTAACGAGATATTAGAAAAAAGAACAATGACAGCTGAACAAAAAATAAGACAGCTCTTCACACCTCCAAAATATATGATTACCTTTTCTCAAATTTTAACTTATCCTTTTAGACAAAAAGATGTTTCAAATAGAGCTAGATTACTAGATAAAAAATTTTCTGAAAGTATAAAAGAATTTTTGAAATTGCATGAAATTGGAACAGAAGATTTAGATAGGCATACTGAATTAGTAAAAACATTTTTAATAGGTTTAAGTTTTAAAATAGTAACCAATAGAGATATATTAAATGATGAATTAGATAATTTAAAAAGATTCTTTACAGAAAAAGAAGAACTTCCAGATATTAGGGGATTTTAA